A single region of the Onychomys torridus chromosome 11, mOncTor1.1, whole genome shotgun sequence genome encodes:
- the Dedd gene encoding death effector domain-containing protein isoform X2 encodes MAGLKRRASQVWPEEQGEQEHGLYSLHRMFDIVGTHLTHRDVRVLSFLFVDVIDDHERGLIRNGRDFLLALERQGRCDETNFRQVLQLLRIITRHDLLPYVTLKKRRAVCPDLVDKYLEETSIRYVTPRALSDPEPRPPQPSKTGSQMCSKRPARGRATLGSQRKRRKSVTPDPKEKQTCDIRLRVRAEYCQHETALQGNVFSNKQDPLERQFERFNQANTILKSRDLGSIICDIKFSELTYLDAFWRDYINGSLLEALKGVFITDSLKQAVGHEAIKLLVNVDEEDYELGRQKLLRNLMLQALP; translated from the exons ATGGCGGGCCTGAAGCGGCGGGCAAGCCAGGTGTGGCCCGAAGAGCAGGGTGAGCAGGAACATGGGCTCTATAGTCTCCACCGTATGTTTGACATCGTGGGCACCCACTTGACGCACAGAGATGTTCGtgtgctttctttcctctttgttgATGTCATCGATGACCATGAGCGAGGACTCATCCGAAATGGACGTGACTTCTTACTGGCACTGGAGCGCCAAGGCCGCTGTGATGAGACTAACTTTCGCCAGGTGCTGCAGCTGCTGCGCATCATCACTCGCCATGACTTGCTGCCCTACGTTACTCTCAAGAAGAGACGGGCTG TGTGCCCTGATCTTGTAGACAAGTATCTGGAGGAAACATCAATTCGCTATGTGACCCCCAGAGCCCTCAGTGATCCAGAACCGAGGCCTCCCCAGCCCTCTAAAACAG GTTCTCAGATGTGTAGTAAGCGGCCAGCCCGAGGGAGAGCCACACTTGGGAGCCAGCGAAAACGTCGGAAGTCAGTGACCCCAGACCCCAAGGAAAAGCAGACATGTG ACATCAGGCTTCGAGTCCGGGCGGAATACTGCCAGCATGAGACTGCTCTGCAAGGCAATGTCTTCTCCAATAAGCAGGACCCACTTGAGCGCCAGTTTGAGCGCTTTAACCAGGCCAACACTATCCTCAAGTCCCGGGACCTGGGCTCCATCATCTGTGACATCAAGTTCTCTGAGCTCACCTACCTCGACGCATTCTGGCGCGACTACATCAATGGCTCATTATTAGAGGCGCTGAAAGGTGTCTTCATCACAGACTCTCTCAAGCAAGCTGTGGGCCATGAAGCCATCAAGCTGCTGGTGAATGTGGATGAGGAGGACTATGAGCTGGGCCGACAGAAACTCCTGAGGAACTTGATGCTGCAGGCATTGCCCTGA
- the Dedd gene encoding death effector domain-containing protein isoform X1: protein MAGLKRRASQVWPEEQGEQEHGLYSLHRMFDIVGTHLTHRDVRVLSFLFVDVIDDHERGLIRNGRDFLLALERQGRCDETNFRQVLQLLRIITRHDLLPYVTLKKRRAVCPDLVDKYLEETSIRYVTPRALSDPEPRPPQPSKTVPPHYPVVCCPTSGSQMCSKRPARGRATLGSQRKRRKSVTPDPKEKQTCDIRLRVRAEYCQHETALQGNVFSNKQDPLERQFERFNQANTILKSRDLGSIICDIKFSELTYLDAFWRDYINGSLLEALKGVFITDSLKQAVGHEAIKLLVNVDEEDYELGRQKLLRNLMLQALP, encoded by the exons ATGGCGGGCCTGAAGCGGCGGGCAAGCCAGGTGTGGCCCGAAGAGCAGGGTGAGCAGGAACATGGGCTCTATAGTCTCCACCGTATGTTTGACATCGTGGGCACCCACTTGACGCACAGAGATGTTCGtgtgctttctttcctctttgttgATGTCATCGATGACCATGAGCGAGGACTCATCCGAAATGGACGTGACTTCTTACTGGCACTGGAGCGCCAAGGCCGCTGTGATGAGACTAACTTTCGCCAGGTGCTGCAGCTGCTGCGCATCATCACTCGCCATGACTTGCTGCCCTACGTTACTCTCAAGAAGAGACGGGCTG TGTGCCCTGATCTTGTAGACAAGTATCTGGAGGAAACATCAATTCGCTATGTGACCCCCAGAGCCCTCAGTGATCCAGAACCGAGGCCTCCCCAGCCCTCTAAAACAG TGCCTCCCCACTATCCTGTGGTGTGCTGCCCCACTTCAGGTTCTCAGATGTGTAGTAAGCGGCCAGCCCGAGGGAGAGCCACACTTGGGAGCCAGCGAAAACGTCGGAAGTCAGTGACCCCAGACCCCAAGGAAAAGCAGACATGTG ACATCAGGCTTCGAGTCCGGGCGGAATACTGCCAGCATGAGACTGCTCTGCAAGGCAATGTCTTCTCCAATAAGCAGGACCCACTTGAGCGCCAGTTTGAGCGCTTTAACCAGGCCAACACTATCCTCAAGTCCCGGGACCTGGGCTCCATCATCTGTGACATCAAGTTCTCTGAGCTCACCTACCTCGACGCATTCTGGCGCGACTACATCAATGGCTCATTATTAGAGGCGCTGAAAGGTGTCTTCATCACAGACTCTCTCAAGCAAGCTGTGGGCCATGAAGCCATCAAGCTGCTGGTGAATGTGGATGAGGAGGACTATGAGCTGGGCCGACAGAAACTCCTGAGGAACTTGATGCTGCAGGCATTGCCCTGA
- the Nit1 gene encoding deaminated glutathione amidase isoform X2, which yields MAVSSSTYWELPLVAVCQVTSTPNKQENFKTCAELVREAARLGACLVFLPEAFDFIARNPAETLQLSEPLDGDLLGRYSQLARECGIWLSLGGFHERGQDWEQTQKIYNCHVLLNNEGLVVASYRKTHLCDVQIPGQGPMRESHSTMPGQTLEPPVSTPAGKVGLAICYDMRFPELSLKLAEAGAEILTYPSAFGSVTGPAHWEVLLRARAIDSQCYVIAAAQCGRHHETRASHGHSMVVDPWGTVVARCSEGPGLCLARIDLNFLQQIRQHLPVFQHRRPDLYGSLRPLS from the exons ATGGCGGTGTCCTCATCGACTTACTGGGAGCTGCCCCTGGTGGCTGTGTGCCAGGTAACATCAACACCAAACAAGCAAGAGAACTTTAAAACATGTGCTGAGCTGGTTCGAGAGGCGGCCAGACTGGGTGCTTGCCTGGTTTTTCTGCCTGAGGCATTTGACTTCATTGCACGAAATCCTGCCGAGACATTACAACTGTCTGAGCCACTGGATGGGGACCTTTTGGGACGATATAGCCAGCTTGCCAG ggaATGTGGAATCTGGCTGTCCTTGGGTGGTTTCCATGAGCGTGGCCAAGACTGGGAGCAGACTCAGAAAATCTACAATTGTCATGTGCTTCTGAACAACGAGG GATTAGTTGTGGCCAGTTACAGGAAGACACATCTATGCGATGTCCAGATCCCAGGTCAGGGGCCCATGAGGGAAAGCCACTCTACGATGCCCGGGCAGACTCTTGAGCCACCCGTCAGCACGCCGGCAGGCAAG GTTGGTCTAGCAATCTGTTATGACATGCGGTTCCCTGAACTTTCTCTGAAATTGGCTGAAGCTGGGGCAGAAATACTTACTTATCCTTCAGCCTTTGGGTCTGTTACAGGCCCCGCCCACTGGGAG GTGTTGCTGCGGGCCCGTGCCATTGACTCTCAGTGTTATGTAATAGCAGCAGCACAGTGTGGACGCCACCACGAGACAAGAGCAAGTCATGGCCACAGCATGGTGGTAGATCCCTGGGGTACAGTGGTGGCCCGCTGCTCTGAGGGACCAGGCCTCTGCCTTGCCCGAATCGATCTCAACTTTCTGCAACAGATTCGCCAACACCTGCCTGTGTTCCAGCATCGTCGACCTGACCTATATGGCAGTCTGCGTCCACTGTCTTAA
- the Nit1 gene encoding deaminated glutathione amidase isoform X1 produces the protein MLGFITRPPRQLLSLLCTGHRLPRNSVLCTQPRPRAMAVSSSTYWELPLVAVCQVTSTPNKQENFKTCAELVREAARLGACLVFLPEAFDFIARNPAETLQLSEPLDGDLLGRYSQLARECGIWLSLGGFHERGQDWEQTQKIYNCHVLLNNEGLVVASYRKTHLCDVQIPGQGPMRESHSTMPGQTLEPPVSTPAGKVGLAICYDMRFPELSLKLAEAGAEILTYPSAFGSVTGPAHWEVLLRARAIDSQCYVIAAAQCGRHHETRASHGHSMVVDPWGTVVARCSEGPGLCLARIDLNFLQQIRQHLPVFQHRRPDLYGSLRPLS, from the exons AT GCTGGGCTTCATCACCAGGCCGCCTCGCCAACTCCTGTCCCTTCTGTGTACTGGACACCGATTACCTCGAAACTCAGTACTTTGTACTCAGCCCAG GCCCAGAGCTATGGCGGTGTCCTCATCGACTTACTGGGAGCTGCCCCTGGTGGCTGTGTGCCAGGTAACATCAACACCAAACAAGCAAGAGAACTTTAAAACATGTGCTGAGCTGGTTCGAGAGGCGGCCAGACTGGGTGCTTGCCTGGTTTTTCTGCCTGAGGCATTTGACTTCATTGCACGAAATCCTGCCGAGACATTACAACTGTCTGAGCCACTGGATGGGGACCTTTTGGGACGATATAGCCAGCTTGCCAG ggaATGTGGAATCTGGCTGTCCTTGGGTGGTTTCCATGAGCGTGGCCAAGACTGGGAGCAGACTCAGAAAATCTACAATTGTCATGTGCTTCTGAACAACGAGG GATTAGTTGTGGCCAGTTACAGGAAGACACATCTATGCGATGTCCAGATCCCAGGTCAGGGGCCCATGAGGGAAAGCCACTCTACGATGCCCGGGCAGACTCTTGAGCCACCCGTCAGCACGCCGGCAGGCAAG GTTGGTCTAGCAATCTGTTATGACATGCGGTTCCCTGAACTTTCTCTGAAATTGGCTGAAGCTGGGGCAGAAATACTTACTTATCCTTCAGCCTTTGGGTCTGTTACAGGCCCCGCCCACTGGGAG GTGTTGCTGCGGGCCCGTGCCATTGACTCTCAGTGTTATGTAATAGCAGCAGCACAGTGTGGACGCCACCACGAGACAAGAGCAAGTCATGGCCACAGCATGGTGGTAGATCCCTGGGGTACAGTGGTGGCCCGCTGCTCTGAGGGACCAGGCCTCTGCCTTGCCCGAATCGATCTCAACTTTCTGCAACAGATTCGCCAACACCTGCCTGTGTTCCAGCATCGTCGACCTGACCTATATGGCAGTCTGCGTCCACTGTCTTAA